One region of Primulina tabacum isolate GXHZ01 chromosome 17, ASM2559414v2, whole genome shotgun sequence genomic DNA includes:
- the LOC142530942 gene encoding pentatricopeptide repeat-containing protein ELI1, chloroplastic isoform X2, with protein MLSENVEPNAFTFSTVIKGCTLEVGKILHCHAHKFGYESDSYVSTALVDVYARGMDVVSARRLFDMMPEKNIVSSTAMITGYAKNGDVDEARSLFDGMEKRDVVSWSVMIDGYVQYGKPNEALILFRQMLKSKVKPNGVSMVAFLSACGQAGALELGKWAHSYIRYNETLSNAQVGTTLIDMYNKCGSLEEARMVFDGIKYKDAVVYNAMICGYAIHGFGLDALKLFKEMTDLGLHPTDITFIGILSACAHAGLVSEGWSIFHAMKNEYGIQPKVEHYGCMVNLLGRAGQLKEAYNLLRSARIEADRVLWGTLLAACRLHKNVVLAEKIVEYLHERGLSNSGTYVLLSNIYAASGNWDGVAGIRSMMKQTGVQKEPGCSSIEVNNNVHEFRAGDVKHPKSKEIYEMLEHVNGWLRAHGYSSQTDEALQNIGETDRERLLEVHSEKLALAFGLISTNPGTSIKIYKNLRVCQDCHAVMKLVSIISSRKIIMRDRNRFHHFVDGSCSCGDYW; from the coding sequence ATGTTATCTGAAAATGTGGAACCTAATGCGTTCACATTTTCCACTGTCATCAAAGGTTGCACACTGGAAGTCGGAAAAATCCTTCATTGCCATGCACATAAATTTGGATATGAATCGGATAGTTATGTAAGTACTGCCCTTGTTGATGTTTACGCACGAGGCATGGATGTTGTCTCAGCACGTAGACTTTTTGACATGATGCCTGAAAAGAATATTGTTTCCTCAACTGCAATGATAACCGGATATGCAAAAAATGGGGATGTTGATGAAGCTAGATCATTGTTTGATGGGATGGAGAAGAGGGATGTGGTGAGTTGGAGTGTGATGATTGATGGATACGTTCAATATGGGAAACCAAACGAGGCATTAATCCTTTTCAGGCAGATGCTGAAGTCGAAGGTGAAGCCTAATGGAGTGTCAATGGTGGCTTTTCTTTCTGCTTGTGGTCAGGCGGGAGCGTTAGAATTGGGGAAATGGGCTCATTCTTACATTCGTTATAATGAAACTTTGTCAAACGCTCAGGTGGGCACAACTTTGATTGATATGTATAACAAATGTGGGAGCTTAGAAGAGGCGAGGATGGTGTTTGATGGGATAAAGTACAAGGATGCTGTTGTGTACAACGCGATGATTTGTGGGTATGCAATTCACGGATTTGGCCTAGATGCTCTGAAATTGTTCAAAGAGATGACCGATCTGGGCCTTCACCCTACTGATATTACTTTTATTGGCATTTTAAGTGCTTGTGCACACGCTGGATTGGTTTCTGAAGGGTGGTCCATTTTCCACGCAATGAAAAATGAATACGGGATACAGCCAAAAGTTGAGCATTACGGATGCATGGTGAATCTTCTTGGTCGGGCAGGGCAATTAAAAGAAGCATACAATCTTTTGAGGAGTGCCAGAATCGAGGCTGATCGCGTTTTATGGGGAACTTTACTTGCGGCATGTAGGCTCCACAAAAACGTCGTTCTTGCAGAGAAGATTGTAGAATACCTACATGAACGTGGGCTTTCCAATTCAGGTACCTATGTTCTACTTTCCAATATATACGCTGCATCAGGAAACTGGGATGGGGTGGCTGGAATAAGGTCTATGATGAAGCAAACTGGAGTACAGAAGGAGCCTGGCTGTAGCTCGATTGAAGTAAATAACAACGTACACGAGTTTCGTGCCGGTGATGTGAAGCATCCGAAAAGCAAAGAAATTTATGAAATGCTCGAGCATGTAAATGGCTGGCTAAGGGCCCATGGGTATTCTTCACAAACAGATGAAGCATTGCAAAACATTGGAGAGACAGATAGGGAGCGCTTGCTGGAGGTTCATAGTGAGAAGCTTGCTCTTGCATTCGGGCTTATTAGCACCAATCCAGGGACTTCTATTAAAATTTACAAGAATCTCCGAGTCTGTCAAGATTGCCATGCTGTGATGAAGCTTGTTTCCATTATCTCTAGTCGAAAAATAATTATGAGAGACCGCAACCGGTTTCACCATTTCGTGGATGGTTCTTGTTCTTGCGGTGATTACTGGTGA
- the LOC142530942 gene encoding pentatricopeptide repeat-containing protein ELI1, chloroplastic isoform X1 has translation MTSISPLVAPPHFKPAIKESSSPHHEKLALLLDKNKTIKHLSQIHAFIIRHGLESHPVLNFKLQHSYSSLGQVEDSVALFNRTQNPNVFFYTSIIRSHATNGLHEQALHFYVQMLSENVEPNAFTFSTVIKGCTLEVGKILHCHAHKFGYESDSYVSTALVDVYARGMDVVSARRLFDMMPEKNIVSSTAMITGYAKNGDVDEARSLFDGMEKRDVVSWSVMIDGYVQYGKPNEALILFRQMLKSKVKPNGVSMVAFLSACGQAGALELGKWAHSYIRYNETLSNAQVGTTLIDMYNKCGSLEEARMVFDGIKYKDAVVYNAMICGYAIHGFGLDALKLFKEMTDLGLHPTDITFIGILSACAHAGLVSEGWSIFHAMKNEYGIQPKVEHYGCMVNLLGRAGQLKEAYNLLRSARIEADRVLWGTLLAACRLHKNVVLAEKIVEYLHERGLSNSGTYVLLSNIYAASGNWDGVAGIRSMMKQTGVQKEPGCSSIEVNNNVHEFRAGDVKHPKSKEIYEMLEHVNGWLRAHGYSSQTDEALQNIGETDRERLLEVHSEKLALAFGLISTNPGTSIKIYKNLRVCQDCHAVMKLVSIISSRKIIMRDRNRFHHFVDGSCSCGDYW, from the coding sequence ATGACCTCCATTTCTCCTCTTGTGGCACCACCACATTTCAAGCCTGCCATAAAGGAAAGCAGCAGTCCACATCATGAAAAACTTGCATTGCTTTTGGATAAAAACAAAACTATCAAACATCTTAGCCAAATCCATGCATTCATTATCCGGCATGGCCTGGAAAGCCACCCAGTTTTGAATTTCAAGCTCCAGCATTCATATTCTTCTTTGGGACAAGTCGAAGATTCTGTCGCCCTCTTTAATCGCACCCAGAATCCTAATGTTTTCTTTTATACATCCATTATTCGTAGCCATGCCACAAATGGTCTCCATGAACAGGCACTACATTTTTATGTGCAGATGTTATCTGAAAATGTGGAACCTAATGCGTTCACATTTTCCACTGTCATCAAAGGTTGCACACTGGAAGTCGGAAAAATCCTTCATTGCCATGCACATAAATTTGGATATGAATCGGATAGTTATGTAAGTACTGCCCTTGTTGATGTTTACGCACGAGGCATGGATGTTGTCTCAGCACGTAGACTTTTTGACATGATGCCTGAAAAGAATATTGTTTCCTCAACTGCAATGATAACCGGATATGCAAAAAATGGGGATGTTGATGAAGCTAGATCATTGTTTGATGGGATGGAGAAGAGGGATGTGGTGAGTTGGAGTGTGATGATTGATGGATACGTTCAATATGGGAAACCAAACGAGGCATTAATCCTTTTCAGGCAGATGCTGAAGTCGAAGGTGAAGCCTAATGGAGTGTCAATGGTGGCTTTTCTTTCTGCTTGTGGTCAGGCGGGAGCGTTAGAATTGGGGAAATGGGCTCATTCTTACATTCGTTATAATGAAACTTTGTCAAACGCTCAGGTGGGCACAACTTTGATTGATATGTATAACAAATGTGGGAGCTTAGAAGAGGCGAGGATGGTGTTTGATGGGATAAAGTACAAGGATGCTGTTGTGTACAACGCGATGATTTGTGGGTATGCAATTCACGGATTTGGCCTAGATGCTCTGAAATTGTTCAAAGAGATGACCGATCTGGGCCTTCACCCTACTGATATTACTTTTATTGGCATTTTAAGTGCTTGTGCACACGCTGGATTGGTTTCTGAAGGGTGGTCCATTTTCCACGCAATGAAAAATGAATACGGGATACAGCCAAAAGTTGAGCATTACGGATGCATGGTGAATCTTCTTGGTCGGGCAGGGCAATTAAAAGAAGCATACAATCTTTTGAGGAGTGCCAGAATCGAGGCTGATCGCGTTTTATGGGGAACTTTACTTGCGGCATGTAGGCTCCACAAAAACGTCGTTCTTGCAGAGAAGATTGTAGAATACCTACATGAACGTGGGCTTTCCAATTCAGGTACCTATGTTCTACTTTCCAATATATACGCTGCATCAGGAAACTGGGATGGGGTGGCTGGAATAAGGTCTATGATGAAGCAAACTGGAGTACAGAAGGAGCCTGGCTGTAGCTCGATTGAAGTAAATAACAACGTACACGAGTTTCGTGCCGGTGATGTGAAGCATCCGAAAAGCAAAGAAATTTATGAAATGCTCGAGCATGTAAATGGCTGGCTAAGGGCCCATGGGTATTCTTCACAAACAGATGAAGCATTGCAAAACATTGGAGAGACAGATAGGGAGCGCTTGCTGGAGGTTCATAGTGAGAAGCTTGCTCTTGCATTCGGGCTTATTAGCACCAATCCAGGGACTTCTATTAAAATTTACAAGAATCTCCGAGTCTGTCAAGATTGCCATGCTGTGATGAAGCTTGTTTCCATTATCTCTAGTCGAAAAATAATTATGAGAGACCGCAACCGGTTTCACCATTTCGTGGATGGTTCTTGTTCTTGCGGTGATTACTGGTGA
- the LOC142530336 gene encoding serine/threonine-protein kinase 12-like: MTSLIHHQEDEYDMQLIGNFLSFASRGDRVGLNEMLIQGMSPNVQDYDNRTALHLAASEGHASIVELLLAYNADVNLRDRWQRTPYADAKQYQHQDICRILEVYGGSEIIEDQPILIRYEEDAHENINISELNLQHSSIIKQGLFGESEKVKWRGTWVVKTVFSRHIYHPEKMVLSAKDNTLLRELRHPNILQFLGSIVHGEEMILITEHLPKGNLDEILTRKGRLDPSSCLRYALDIARGMNYLHEHKPFPIVHNNLHLRNLLLDEGDHLKIGEYWVQMLYEQIHPNQEQCHLSDSSQILHALANDTKKDIRAFGLIFYQMLEGKHFTNMNSDYTHFTSVEFEKKFRTIRCPGRILQLIEQCTSEDISQRPSFAVVIEILEEVILLLKKAGCHVC, translated from the exons ATGACGAGTCTGATACATCATCAGGAAGATGAATACGACATGCAACTGATCGGGAATTTCTTGAGTTTTGCTTCGAGGGGAGATAGAGTTGGATTGAACGAGATGCTGATACAGGGCATGTCTCCCAACGTGCAAGATTACGATAACAGAACTGCGCTCCATCTCGCCGCTAGTGAAGGCCACGCCTCCATTGTTGAGCTTCTTCTGGCCTACAACGCCGACGTCAATCTCCGAGATCGATGGCAAAGAACC CCATATGCAGATGCAAAGCAGTACCAGCACCAAGATATTTGCAGGATCCTTGAGGTCTATGGAGGCAGTGAAATTATTGAGGACCAACCAATA TTGATCCGTTACGAAGAAGATGCACACGAGAATATTAACATTTCTGAACTGAATTTGCAGCATTCGTCTATAATCAAGCAG GGTCTATTTGGTGAATCAGAAAAGGTCAAGTGGCGCGGAACTTGGGTGGTTAAAACAGTTTTCTCTAGACACATTTACCATCCGGAGAAAAT GGTATTGTCTGCCAAGGATAATACTCTTCTTAGAGAACTTCGGCATCCGAATATTTTGCAGTTTCTTGGATCAATAGTGCACGGTGAAGAGATGATTTTGATTACCGAACACTTGCCAAAG GGAAATTTGGATGAGATTTTGACTAGAAAGGGTCGCCTAGACCCCTCATCTTGCCTTCGTTATGCACTTGATATTGCTAG GGGGATGAATTATCTTCATGAGCACAAGCCTTTTCCCATTGTTCATAATAATTTACATCTCAG GAATTTGCTGCTTGATGAAGGTGACCACTTGAAGATTGGAGAGTATTGGGTCCAAATGTTGTACGAGCAAATACATCCTAATCAAGAGCAAT GCCATTTAAGTGACAGTTCTCAGATCCTTCACGCGTTGGCAAACGATACCAAGAAAGACATTCGTGCATTCGGTCTTATTTTCTATCAG ATGCTGGAAGGCAAGCATTTCACCAACATGAACTCTGACTATACGCATTTCACTTCTGTCGAGTTTGAGAAGAAGTTTCGTACAATTCGATGTCCTGGCAGAATCCTTCA GCTGATAGAGCAGTGTACAAGCGAAGACATTTCCCAGAGGCCTTCATTTGCTGTTGTCATAGAAATTCTGGAAGAAGTCATTTTGTTGCTCAAGAAAGCTGGCTGCCATGTTTGCTGA
- the LOC142531122 gene encoding uncharacterized protein LOC142531122 → MGNYTSCSLPGQVIKSSSRGTKVIFPSGEIRRIHESTKAAELMVEASNYFLVNAESLRVGRRFSALNADEDLEMGNTYVFFQMKRLNSTVKAADMDTLSAGTKPSTKRVGARILPECGEATEQKTVESNEKVSAPKLNLDNFEQCSALEMKHRLSVCCRSKKPLLETIMEEPAGFRR, encoded by the coding sequence ATGGGAAATTACACTTCTTGCAGCCTACCAGGCCAAGTGATCAAGAGCTCAAGCAGGGGCACAAAAGTCATTTTCCCCTCAGGCGAAATCCGGCGAATACACGAGTCCACAAAGGCCGCCGAGCTAATGGTGGAGGCGTCGAATTACTTCCTGGTGAACGCCGAATCACTGCGGGTCGGGAGACGTTTTTCGGCCCTGAACGCCGATGAAGACCTCGAAATGGGAAACACCTACGTTTTTTTCCAGATGAAAAGGCTGAACTCGACGGTGAAGGCGGCGGACATGGACACGCTTTCCGCGGGAACGAAACCCTCCACGAAAAGGGTCGGCGCGAGGATCTTGCCGGAATGCGGCGAGGCTACCGAGCAGAAGACTGTGGAGAGTAATGAAAAAGTGTCGGCGCCGAAGCTGAATTTGGATAATTTCGAACAATGTTCGGCGCTGGAAATGAAGCACCGATTGTCGGTTTGCTGCCGGTCGAAGAAGCCTTTGCTGGAGACTATTATGGAGGAACCGGCCGGTTTTAGACGATGA